The Halotia branconii CENA392 region ATTGACCGGATGATTGCCGATCTTTTACAAGTAGGTCGAGGCAACGATACAGAGTTGCCTATATTACCGCAAAAAATGGAACTAGGCCAACTCTGTTTTGATGTATTAGAGGAATTACGCGATCGCTACACCGCTAAATCCCAAAAAATGGAGACAGATATACCCCAGGACTTACCTTATGTATATGCCGATCAAGAACGTATACGTCAGGTGTTGGTGAATCTGTTAGATAATGCCATTAAATACACACCAGAAGGTGGCAAAATTAGTATTGCTGGGTTGCATCGCACTACTCAAAAAGTTCAGTTTAGTATCGGCGATAACGGCCCTGGTATTCCTCTAGAAAATCGCGATCGCATTTTTGAAAACCATTTCCGTCTGCAACGAGATGAAAAAACAGAAGGCTACGGCATTGGTCTTTGTTTATGTCAACGTATTGTTAGGGCACACTACGGTCAAATTTGGGTAGACACTGCCCCCAATGGGGGAGCATGGTTCCACTTCACTTTGCCAGTGTATCCCTCTTAGTCAATGGTCAAATCAATTAAAAATTAAAAATGTAAAATTAAGAATTAAAGACAATTAGTGGAGGCTTTGACTCGTACTCCTACGGCGAAGCGAGCTACGCGTAGCGTCTCCGTAATAAGCTTGATATATCTAGGTTTCAGCAGTTTTTAGCCTCCAAAATATCAAAGTCCCACTGACAACTGATAACTAATAAACACTCAATTAAGAACAATGCGATCGCGCCCTTCTGCTTTAGCGCGATAAAGTGCTGTGTCTGCCGTCACAATTAAATTTAAAGGTGAAGATTCCCAAGTAGGAATAATAGTAGATACTCCTATACTGAGGGTGACAGACTGACTTACCGTAGATCCACTGTGAGCAATTTGTAAATTTCTAACTCCCGCTTGTATTGCCTTAGCAACATGAATTGCACCCTCTGCATGAGTATATGGCATAATCACAGCAAATTCCTCACCACCATAACGTGCCACTAAATCTTGATGTTTTTGTGCCTTATGGCTTAAAACAGCGCCTACCTTTTGTAAGCAGAGATCGCCAGCCGGATGGCCATATTGATCGTTGTAAAATTTAAAGAAATCTATGTCGCATAAAATTAACGACAGGGGAGACCCCTCCTGTGCCAAATTAATCCACTGTGTATTTAGATAATCGTCAAAGCGACGACGATTAGCCAACCCCGTTAAGCCATCAACGTTAGCTAGTTGCTGTAAAGCCAAGTTTGCCTCTTCTAACTGTTTATATACTTGCCCTTGCTGCAACAATTGTCGTAACCGCTGGCGCAACACCGCCCAGTGAATTGGTTTAGTGACATAATCTGTCGCCCCTGCCTCAAAAGCACGGTCTACAGAATGTTCATCATCTAAACTTGTGATCATCAGTATCGGAGTACGTCCCCATAACTTTGAAATTACGGTATTACCCAAGCCAGAGTCAGTATCTAAGCTGGCAAGTGCTGACATCAAATTATTTTTAGCAATTTGGAGTAAATGTTTACAACAAGTAAACCCATCCATCACAGGCATGACAGCATCTAGCAAAACTATATCTGGTTTGACATTCTCATAAGCATCTAAACACTGCTTACCATCAGTAACCTCAACTACACGATAGCCTTCTTGTTCCATAGCTTTACGCAACAGCACTCGGATGGCCTTGTCATCATCAGCCACCAGAATTACTGGAGGTTGTTTAGAAAGAGAAAATGGGCTTATGCCTGACATGAGTTGCGTTCCACAGAAAATGAAAGTATCGGGTAGAGACAGACCAGAACCTGGCACTCGTAGCCAAATTGCTTGTGAAAAAGAGTTGTTTACATTTAGAACCTTACTCAAAGGTCTTATTTGATAGAAGACCAATGAAACACTAATGGTAAGTGAAACAATTGCTCATTTGTTACTAGACGGCAAGAATTAGATAGAGTATCCTTGCAAAATTCACATAATTTTTAAGTGTTCGATGCCACTAATCATTGGTTTAAAAATTTGTCTAACCAGGAAATTTCAGAAATATTTTGAAAATGTTCTCCGATGCGATTGCATAGAAAAAATTTTTTCTGCATGAGAGTTACAATTTTTAGCCAAAGTGTGTCTGCCTTCATAGCCTTCTGCTGTTGGACAATAAATTGCTCAATTGTTTGGAGTCGAAAAAAAGATAGATAACTATAGGACTCATATTTGATTTGGAGAAAAAACTTAGTACACCCTTAAATCCCTTTTTTCCTGCGATGCACTGAGTTTCGACTGCGCTCAACTACCGCGTAGCCGAAGTGTTTTCCGTTAAGAGTTCCCCGTTCCCTCCCTACGCAAATATGTTCATTAATCAAATCGGATTGATATAAGTTGCATAAACTATTTATTTAAAATTCAAAAGTAATGTTTACCTTTTGACGGCTTTGGTAGAAAATGCTACTCTTATATTTCCCCAATCGTATAGTGTAATTGCAATTTTGAAGCAAACTGAGCAAAACTTTAAATGTATACCTCAATTCTTTACTTTATATAGGACTCATATTTGATTTTTGAAAAAATTCAGTACACCTCAAAGAGCCTTGTTCCCTGTTCCCTGCGATGCACTGAGCGTAGCCGAAGTGTTCCCTGCTTATACAAGTAATTTCACCAAATCAAACCGGATTCCTATAGTTACTTTAGATACATTCTGAGGATAATATAAGCAGTTAGCAAACTGCAATCCGAAAATAACTAATACTCAATCTTGTTGTGACTAGACTGTAACTCATTTAGAGTCATTGCCAGCCTTGAACATACTCATATTTAGGGGTAATTACATAACTTACATCAACTTAATATTAAGTTGCGTGCAAAACTTGATTATCTGGTTACTGCTCGTACCATTTTTTTATAGTTTTAGACTAAAAATGAATAAAGCCCAGTTATTTTGGGAATTTAATTTAAAATCTCTATTTCAACCTGATAAAATGCTCAAATAAGTCACAATTCCTTTTGGTTAAGCTGTCTTAGTCGTTAAAGATTCACCTAATCAAGATAGACAACTTTTTTTAAACGAACTTGTATTGCTTAAAATGAGATAAAAAGATTAAATGAAGTTTAATCTACTTCTCTATAAAAATTCTCATGATCTACGCATGGACTACGATTTCACATCATTGCAAGCAAAGCAAAGTAATCGCAAAGGCTTAGTTTTTCATTATGAGTGCATCAGTCCTAAATTAGGATTAGATTGGCTAGTCAAAACTAAATTTATGTATTATTATGCCAGATAATCAATCAATTACTTTTAAAGATATTGGCCGAAATCAAACTCTATTTAGGTTTAGAATAAATGCCAGATTCATTAATGTATCAACAAGATAATTTTGTTGTTCTAGAAACAAACCAACCAGAACAATTCCTGACATCATCAGAATTATTAGAAAAACTGAAAACTGTTTTGCAAAAAATTAATTCCCAGGATTTACCACCAGATTTACACAAATTTGATTCTGCGGAAGCTCAAGCACAATATTTAATAGACACAAGTTGTGAGTTAGACATTAGTCCTGGAGAATATTTACAGTGGTATGCAGTACGTATGGAAAAGTAATCTCTTAGTCAAGAGCCAATAGTAATTTAAAACAAAACTATTGACTTTTAATTAATTATTCTTGTTTAGCAGTAATTAATGCTAGCTCAATTTTATTTTCATTTGGTTGCGTTATTTTAACTTCTACTCCTGGGCCAAAATATTTGGTCATTTTTTCCTGCTTTTCCTGCCAGTCGTTAATGGATATACGCGGCGAATCAAATTCTAAAATCAAGGTATAAGCGCCATTAACTTCTGTTTCTCGTAAACCTGTAACTATTGGTCGTTCTTCATCTGTAGGACTCAGATTCAGAAAAGATAAAGCCCTATCTAAATGCGCCTCTTGACCATAGCAATATCTAGTAATATCTTTGCGAATTTTATTTTGAGTCACAGTTGCTTGCTGTTTTCGCAAGAGCAATACTGACGGCGTTGTAGCTTGGCTGAAGGGTACAGGCTTCATCTCATTGGCTTTGAGTGCCAATCCTCCCAGTAGTAGAGGAAAACCGTAAAAAAATCCTACAAGGTTTAGTGTGGCATTATTAGCAGCGTAGGCAACGAAACCAATAATGGTTAATATGCTGCCGACGGTTAAACCGAGTGTTCCCAAAGAGATTTGGCGTAACATGAGCTGAGGATAGTATAGACTTTTAATATATCAGTTTTATTATCATCGGCTATAAATAACAACTTAGGGAAGAGCAATAACTCAGAACCTGAGATTTATCAATAAACTTACCTAGCATAGTAGAGGAGAAAAAAGCAGACTATTAAAAACAGTAAAGAAGCCCATAACATAAGTCTTTTGAACGCTAGTGACGCTCGCAGGTTCGCTACCGCTTTGCCAACGCTCAAATTGGGGAACCCATCAACGCGACAGGCTGCTTTTGACTTTTGCGCAACAGTACTAGGTTAAGCTAGGAGATACAAGCCTTACCTTTTTTAAGTTAACTTTAAATTTGAAGATATTTAGGGGTTGAAAGAAAAAAATGGATTTACAGACTATAAAAGAACGAATTGCCGTAGTTCAAAATAAACGCGAATACTTGCTCAGCCTTTTAGAACAACCTAACTTAGGAGTTTTGAGAGTTGATGTAAATCAAGCTCTAGAAGAACTCGATGAGTTAGTTGACGAATTTAAACGCACCATTCCCGAAACTGGAAATTAATTAAGCAGTATTAGGGGCAGAAATACAATTAAGTGGAATCGTCAATTGGCGGTTCCACCGATGCTTATTAAGAATGCAATAATTTTCGTTTTCTCAAGTCTAGCTAATATTGTGATAATCAACCCGCAACTTTGCAGCATAATTTATCCTACGACAGAAGCGTCTTTTGAACGCTTTCCTAGCTGCTTTACCAAAGCGATGAGTTCAGTCGTTGAGACATCTTTCTTACAAACATCATCAAAATTAGGCATTGCTTGTGTCTGTACAAAACTCATGTCTTCTACTGAAGAGTAAGCTAATATTTGAGTTTGTGGAGAAATAGCTTTAATATGGCTAGAAGCACTCCAGCCATCCATGACTGGCATCTGTAAATCTAAAACAATCACATCAGGGTGATGGCGTTTCACCATTTCAATAGCTTCTTGACCATTACTAGCTAACCCTACTACTTGAATATTTTCCTGACAAGAAAAAGCTAATTGTAAGGTTAAACGAGTTAACTCGTGATCATCTGCGACTAGAACACGCAACGTAGAAAACTCACAGGATAACATTAACATTCAAGGGAAAGAAAATAATTAAGAACGATAACTTCATATAGTTTAAGGGAACAAGCACCAGCAATCACTCTATCTTATGGATGAATACATTGTCTTTTATCTATAGAGATTGATTAATAAACTTGTGAATAAATTTGAGTTTGCTAAAAACTCAACTTGAATTTAGTTGTCTGTATAAGAAAAACTTTTTTAATATCAATCAAATTTTAGACTATGCCTGTTGAACGTAATGCCATATTCATGAGGGTTTTTTGAGAGTTAGTTTCTGGACTATCCTCATGGGTTTGACGTTGGACATAACTGCCATCAGGTTGTAAATCCCACGCTTGACGGTTATCTGCTAACATAATTCCCATAATTTCTTGCAAATCTTTGGCAATGTCTGAGTCTTTAACTAAGGTGATTACTTCTACTCTGCGGTCTAGGTTACGACGCATCCAGTCAGCACTGCCAATATAAATTTCTTCTTGTTCGTTGTTATAGAAATAAAAAATTCGGGAGTGTTCTAAAAATCGACCGATAATGCTGATGACGCGAATATTTTCACTAACATCTTTGAGTCCAGGACGCAAACAGCAAATACCCCGAATAATTAAATCAATTTGTACTCCAGCGCGGGAAGCTTCGTATAAAGTAGTAATAATTTGTGGGTCAACTAAAGAGTTCATTTTGGCAACAATGCGCCCAGAAAACCCATTTTGGACATTCTCCATTTCACGATGAATTAATGATAAAAAGCGATCGCGCATATTTACAGGTGCAACCAGCAACTCTCGATAAGACTTTTGCAGAGAATAGCCTGTTAAAAAATTAAATATATCTGTAATATCAGCACCCAATTCTTCCCGACAGCTAAATAATCCTAAGTCTGTATACAGTCGCGCTGTTTTGGGATTATAGTTGCCAGTGCCAATATGCACATAACGACGCATCCGATCTTTTTCTCGCCGCACCACTAAAACAATTTTGCTATGGGTTTTGAGACCAACTAAACCATAGACAACATGAACGCCAACTCTTTCTAAACGTCTCGCCCAGTAAATATTATTTTCTTCGTCAAACCGGGCTTTTAATTCGACTAATACAGATACTTGTTTTCCATTTTCGGCAGCAGCAATTAAGGCGTTAACTATAGGCGAATCTCCTGAAGTCCGGTAAAGAGTCATCTTAATCGCTAACACATTCGGATCGTGAGCAGCATGGGTAATAAATCGTACTACTGTTGCTGAGAATGATTGATAAGGATGGTGAACCAGCAAATCCTTTTCCCGAATCACAGCAAAAAAATCCTTACCTTCTTCCATATCCAAGGCATCTGGACTTAAACTCGGCTCTTTTAGCCGTTGCAGACGGGAATGGACTACAGACTGGCGTGGTGGATCTTTGAGTTCTGGCAATGGTAATGCCATGAAATACATTAAATCCCGCAGTCCTAAAAGACCATCTACTTCATAAACATCACTTTCTGTCAATTCTAAATCTTGCAACAATCTAGAACGGATGGCTTCAGGAGTCTGGGATTGAATTTCTAGCCTAACTGGAGTTCCACCCATGCGGCGTTTTCGCAGTTCTTGCTCGATCGCTAGCAATAAATCATCGGCTTCATCTTCTTCTAAAGCCAAATCAGCATCGCGGGTAATCCGGAAAGGATGATATTCTTGAATATTCATTCCCGGAAATAAAGACTCTAGATTGTGAGCGATCGCCTGTTCTAAAGGTACACCTGTCCAGTTAACGGGTTGTTCGTTTTCCTGAATCCCTAACTCTGGGGGTAAAGGCAAAAATCGCGGCAAAACGCTAGGGACTTTGACTCTAGCAAAAAATTCTTCTTCGGTATCGGGGTTTTTGACCACAACTGCCAAATTCAAGCTGAGATTGGAAATGTAGGGAAAGGGATGGCTAGGGTCAACAGCCAAAGGAGTTAAAACCGGAAATATTTGGTCTTCATAGTAATTATCCAAATAAGTCCGCTGTTTTTGAGACAAATTAATGTAATCGAGGATATGAATCCCGTGACTTGCTAATAGCGGTTGTAATGCTTGGTCAAAATGTTGGTGCTGTTTTGTTATCTGAGGAACGAGGGTAGACCGAATATCATCTAACTGTTGTTGTGGTGTCCGTCCATCGGGAGTTAACTGGCTAACTTTTGCTTCTACCTGTTGTTTCAAAGCCGCAACCCGCACCATGAAGAACTCATCTAAGTTGGAACTAAATATTGCCAAAAACTTGAGCCTTTCAAGTAGTGGCGTTCTGGGGTCACAGGCTTCATGTAATACCCGATTGTTAAACTCTAACCAGCTTAACTCGCGGTTAAGATAATATTGTGGATCGTTCAAATTGATGGGAGTAGCGCTCTTTTTCGATTTCGGCATGGCGATCGCAGGGTAGCCAGGTGTAGCCCAGACAACTGGAGAACAATAAATATAGTAGATGAAATCGGGCGATCGCTTCTAGCCCTAGATTATACATATCTAAGGTTTTTGGGCTGGTTCATTGTCCTTAATTTCTTTAACTGCGGCTGCAACTGGTAACTTGAGATTTTGGTCGTAGACGAAATCCTTACTAATTGCTACTTGGAGATTAGGTAAAGTTATGCCGTTGGTGATGCCTTCTTGAGCCGGAACCCTTAATGTGTAGTTACCAACAGGAACGCCATCTAGACGATAAAGACCAAATTGGTCAGTCATGGTTGTAGAAACTCGTTTTCCTTCGGCATCAATTAGCTCTACTTCCACTTCTGACATCGGTTGGCCAGTAACATCGGTGATTCTACCTGCCATACCATACTCTAAGTTGGCAGGGAAATCTAAGCGAGTTACAGCAGAACTTGCCACCTCAGCTACTATAGTTGTTTTCTTCAAGGAAAGTTCTACAGGTAATTGTTCTGGTTCAATTTCAACTATATAGACACCTTCTGGTAAATTACCAACGAAGAAGTTCCCTTGGGAATCAGTTTTGGCTGCACCAGCGCTTTGGTTGCGGTTATTGAATACCCGGACAATAGATCCACTTAAATCAAAACCTTGTTTTTTTCCTTCTACTAAAATTCGCCCAGCTATTCCCCCTCGATCTTTACCAATAGAGATATAGTTAGATGGAGCCATTCTGCCACCAGCAAAAGATAAATCTGATACTAGCGAAATTGTTAAGCGATCATCACCAAAACCGCCAAAAAGGTTTCTAGTTCTAGATGGAATGCCTTGATACTCAGCTCTTGCAAATAAACCAGGTAGAACCTGCATACTAGCACCTACAATTGGCCCAACATCTCCATCACTATATGCCATTCCTAAACGCCAACTCAGACCTGATAGACTGCGAGCATTACGATTAAGCGTCATTGTATAACGATTGGCTAAATTACCACCAAATTCGCCGCCCAATGATAGTAAATAATCTCGGTTTAAGTTATAGCTAAAATCGCTTGTATAAACATCACCAAAAGTATTAAACGACAGTCTACTATTTCGTGTTGGTTGATAAAAAGCATTGAATAAATAGCGCCCTTCAATATCAGGTCTACCTCTCAAAGATAAGCCTGAAAAAGGCCTCATATAGAAAGTTGGTGCAATGTGAGCAGTAGAGTTACTTTGATCTTGGTAATTGCGAGTAATAACTCCTAGATTAAAATCGTTATTAAACTTATATTGAAATTCCAGACTATGGTTAAAGCGATCGCGCGATTGATTACTATACAGATATCCCGATGGAAATAATTCTGAATTACCGATAATTTGTAATTTATCTAACTGAATATCTAAGTCTGCTGTATAACCAATTCCACCGCGAGATGTACCAACACTAGCAGCTAAAATTGCGGGATTAGCTAAACGCCAAACTAAGCCCGCTTGGGCTTGTGTTGTATCGGGTAAAACTTGTAATGCCCCTTCTAATGTTAAATCATTAGAAATACCTTGGCGCACCTGATAAAATGCCGCAAGTTTACCTGAGTCAACAGAATTAAAATCATCAAACAAAGTATTTTGGATTAAGTTTCCAGTTAAGCCTAACCCTCCTAGTTGAAGAGTTCCACCAGACGGTAGTAGCAAATCAGAAACATTAATCCTCAAAGAACGAATTTCAACTGGTAAATTTGGATTGTTTCGGTCAAATACTAAAAGTTCAATGTCGTTAGTTTGACTTGGAGGCAAATTGACATCTATAAATTCGTATTCTCCACTCAGTCCTACTTGCTGTTGAGCAACTATAACTCCGCTAACTCTTAACTGTACAAAACTTGCTGGTGGAACTACACCCCGAAATGTTTGTACAGGTTGAGAGCGTCTAGGTAAAAGCTCATTAGCGTTGTAAGCTGTAGAAAATCTACTTTTGGGTAGATTAGTATAACCAAATTGCGCTCCGGTTAAGTTAACGCCATTAATTAGAGGATGTAAACTGATTTGTTGTCGTCCCACCTGATAAAGAAATTGACCAGAACGCTTAAAGAAAAAGTATTCAGTAATGTCAGGTTGGTTAACAAAATTGTTATCTAAACGTACTCGCCATGCTCCGTCTAATAAACGTCCTCCTAAAAGAGTAGAACTACGCCAGCTTGTGTCTCCAGAATTGTTGGTAAACTGTAACTCTTGTCTGAGATTTGAAAGCCCACTACTAGCAGGTCTAACTTCTGGTTGCAATTCAGCTGCTTGAGAACTAGATTGTCCATCACCTCTTCGCCAAGGTACATCCACAATCAAAGCTAAATCTGCTGAATTTAGTTCAATATTTGTAGCTAGTTTTTCGCGTAAAACAATATCACTGATATATGTAACACCGTTAATCTCTTTGAGATCGTCATCTGCGATCGCAACTACTCCTAAAGGAGTTTTAAGTTGGGTTTTACCGTCTATGTTTTCAACGGTAAATCCAGTAAGTTGGGCAAAATTTAATAATGGAAGTAATAATATTTTTCCCTCTTGCACAACATCTAAACTGCCAACTTCTCGCTGGTTAATGATTACTCCCAGTAATAAATTTTGTGATGTGGCTAAAATATTATCACTGAGAGTATTTGTCGAATCATTATTTTTTTCTACTGGGGTTTCTTTGGTGTCAGTAGTAATCGATTTTGGCGAGGCGACTGGTAATGTGAGATTTTGAGCAACTACTTGTTTTCCCATTTGTTCCTGAGAGCAGGACTGTAGTAAGTCATTTGGGGAAAATTCAGCTGTTGATAATATTTCTGGTGCAGCAGGCGCGGCGATCGCTTTTGCAATTATCTCAGATTTTTTGCTATTGTTATCATCCAGCGGTGGTTTGCAAGAAACATTCTCAGACTGTAAGATTGTAACTGTTGGGGGTGGTGTTGGGTTTTGGTAGAACATATTTAAACACAAAAATTCCTACAAGCAGCCTAGAAAGCTTCTTGGCTGCAACATGATTTTTAAGAAAAACAAAAAATAACCCAGTTGCCGGGAAACTCAAAGCTTTGAAACTGCAAAAACTATTTACTACGAAGAGAGTTTCGGAGGTTTCGCACAGCCGGTTTAACTTGAGCCTCGATAGTATTAGCTACTGGAACTGTAAATGGAATACCTTTGTTGATGGCTACACCACTCAAATCTCCATTAATGTCTAATACGTAATTTCCAGGCGGTAAATTTTTGGTAATTGGTAGCTGAAGTTGACGGCGGTTATTAGGTAGTACTGGTGAAAAGGGTAAATATCCTGCGTCTACTACATTTTCTGGGAGCTTGGCATTGGGCTTGTCTACATTAGCTATAGGTTTTGTAGCCTCAGAACCGGGATATTTAGCAGCAGGCCAAATGGCATATTGACCATTCAATCGCACATAAGCATTACCTTGATTAGAAACGTCAAATACCGCGTTTTGAGTTTTCTTTTTGGTGTCTACAGCTACAGAATTAAGTACACCAGTTCTTTTTACGTCTCCGACATAACCATAGATGACAACACCTATTTGAGAGATGACCCTCATTTTGGTTTTAGGGTCAACTTGATTTTTAGGAGAAACTTCTTGGAGATAAAGTACAGCCCGGTGTTCTCCTGGTTTGGGTTGGGTTTTAGGACGAATTGCAAAGCGGATAGTTTGGGCGCCACGTGCAGGAATTATAAATCGGGAAGGGGTAAAAACAATCCACTGGTCTAAAGATTCCGCAGTGGGTGCAACATCTTGTAGTTTGTTGTCTTGACTCATCACCCAAGACCGAACAAAAGCCTTAATTTCTACTGGTTTGGAAGAAAGGTTTAGAAGGCGAATAGACTGAGAACGAGTATTTTTGCTATTGATTTCTAATTCAAATCGGGAGGGAGTTACACCAACATTTAGTGCTGTAGCAGGTGGCATTCCCAGAGCTAACAACCCGATTGCACTTAAGGCTATATTTCTAAATTTTGGAAACATCTGCAATGAAATGATTGATTTTTGCACACACTATAAAGACGCTATTTCTTGATGGAAATCAGAAACTTAGTGTTGATTTATTGTCACCGTCAAATCGCCACCATAAGCACCAGCTGACTGAGCTGTTGAGAGATCCATTTTTAAGCGAACGCCTCCCTGTATCAGCGCTGTATTGCTATTTTGATCGCGAGAAACTTCAATGATAGGCAGTGGTTCTAAAGCAACTGAAACAGCAGATTCAGAACGCCTATCATTACTAACTGCATTGCTTCGACCATTTTCAGCTCTAATTTCATAAGTGGCATTCAGAAAACCCACTTGCTCTAGGGGAACTCGCATTTGCCAAAGTGCTGGCAATTCGCGGGTGATAATAGTATCGAAGCGGGGAGGAGCTAGCAAATTCTCCTGGGCAACTGACTCAGTGACAGCAGCAGGTGAAATTTCTGATGGTGCAAGAGGAGGAATTACTAGTTTTTGAGGAGTCGATAACTGATAAATTTCCGTAGGCTCGGCACTACTGAATAAATATTGTGCTAGAGTTTGGGGCTGGTGCAGTAAAAGAAGCGCTGCGATTGTGCCCAAGCAGCTAATGACTTGATTCCGTGACATATTGCTGACATCACAGTTATGTGTATTTGGTGAATTTTGGAAGGTTAGGGATTACAAAAGACTTCCAAAAGGGAGGTTGTAGGGAGTACTTTCAGTACTAAAAATCTAATAAATGGAGGCTATGAAGAACAGGATTTAGTTGCACATCAGTAGCCTCGATTTAATTTAGTTAGCGCTTTGCTGAATCCTAGAATGAGGTATAATTAGAGAGTCTAATCTTCTAATAATTTTCCTTCGCTAAAATCAGCAATATCAGCCATAGAGAAGTAGCTGTTACTCAGCAGTAGCTGTAACTGTAATTTCGCCTCCAGTATAAGCACCTGCGTCAGAGATACCACCGGAGCCATTTAAGTTCAGGCTCAAAGTAACACCACTAACAAAGGGGTTGATTAAGCCAGGTACATTAGCGAAATTCATCATAGGAGTAACGCCGGCAATTTGGATTGTTGCACCATTAGTTGCGGTGAGAGTAGGAGTTTTTACAGTGGTAGCAACTGTAACACCATTGCCGCGAGGGCTGTTAGACCATATAGCGAACACCTCTGGGATGTCCTTGTTAACTTGGAGGTTTCCTCCTGTTAAATAAAAGGGTGATGTCTGATCCAGTCCACTGGTGGTTCCATCTGCTATACCAGATTTATCTGTACCAAAAAATCCGGTTCCACTTGTATTTAGTGTTGCAGCGGTTAAATCTGTAGGTAGAATAGATACATCAATGGTGTCAACAGTTCTCAAATATAGTACTTCAGGTACAGTTACTTGAACATTGACATCACTAGAACCTGAAATTTGTGCGTGGGCTGGTGCAGCGAAAATGGTGCTACCCAAAGCGGCGGCACTGGCGGCAATAATGGCTACAATTTTGCTCTTCATGATCAAAAATTTCTCCCTATTTCTGTGTTTGTGTTAGTTCTGATACTTTGCTGGGCAAATAAATTGCCTAAACCTTAAAAATCTTGTGAACGCTAAACTACAATCAATCAATTTGGTTTATCACTGAATT contains the following coding sequences:
- a CDS encoding fimbrial biogenesis chaperone, with the protein product MFPKFRNIALSAIGLLALGMPPATALNVGVTPSRFELEINSKNTRSQSIRLLNLSSKPVEIKAFVRSWVMSQDNKLQDVAPTAESLDQWIVFTPSRFIIPARGAQTIRFAIRPKTQPKPGEHRAVLYLQEVSPKNQVDPKTKMRVISQIGVVIYGYVGDVKRTGVLNSVAVDTKKKTQNAVFDVSNQGNAYVRLNGQYAIWPAAKYPGSEATKPIANVDKPNAKLPENVVDAGYLPFSPVLPNNRRQLQLPITKNLPPGNYVLDINGDLSGVAINKGIPFTVPVANTIEAQVKPAVRNLRNSLRSK